A genome region from Psychrobacter jeotgali includes the following:
- a CDS encoding DUF6122 family protein, translated as MMIQTVIHYFLHFGMPLIIAYTFFRDDYKRVYLILLATMLVDLDHLLATPVFLPDRCSINFHPLHTYYAMAVYAAMLFLPKPYRIIGLGLLLHMLTDSNDCVMTYLNRL; from the coding sequence ATGATGATCCAAACCGTTATCCACTACTTCCTGCATTTTGGCATGCCGTTGATTATTGCCTATACTTTTTTTCGTGATGATTACAAACGAGTATATTTGATTCTTTTAGCAACCATGCTGGTAGATTTAGATCACTTGCTAGCAACACCTGTTTTCTTACCTGATCGCTGTAGTATTAATTTTCATCCATTACATACTTACTATGCAATGGCAGTTTATGCGGCTATGCTATTTCTACCAAAGCCCTATAGAATAATTGGTCTAGGATTGTTACTACATATGCTGACTGATTCAAATGACTGCGTAATGACCTATCTGAATAGACTCTAG
- a CDS encoding ATP-grasp domain-containing protein, giving the protein MESLINNKNKTNDNLANQLNQECYCRTLDRKALNNSLQDQLVNTRDNPLGANELNKLFSATPVFVPKTEIEAMVRIIAAIESTARLPSYQQQVLSWAPNIAAFDPGPIGAFMGYDFHLGSDDPKLIEINTNAGGAFLNVALARAQKHCCRPSEQSVATTKMLDGFEEAVANMFIQEWQRQSATSMPNRIAIVDNEPKSQFMYLEFQLACQLLQAKGIDTVILDPSELNYADGVLTAHSKPIDMIYNRLVDFAFENPNHAVLKSAYLEGAVVVTPNPHAHAIFANKRNLTLLSDTQTLQSWGLGDDDAEYLKKSVPTTRMVTKEDAAELWRTRRQLFFKPVAGYGSKGVYRGSKITRRVFETILDESYIAQTFIPATERSIKIDDVVTTRKVDIRLYTYAGQLLLTAGRIYQGQATNFRTPGGGFAPVFQV; this is encoded by the coding sequence ATGGAATCCCTAATTAATAATAAAAACAAAACGAATGATAATCTGGCAAATCAGCTTAATCAAGAGTGCTATTGCCGTACTTTAGATCGTAAAGCGCTTAATAACAGCCTGCAAGATCAATTAGTAAACACAAGAGATAATCCACTAGGAGCCAATGAGCTTAATAAGCTGTTTTCAGCGACACCGGTGTTTGTCCCTAAGACAGAGATAGAAGCAATGGTGCGAATCATCGCAGCTATTGAGTCGACTGCTAGACTACCGTCATATCAACAGCAAGTACTGTCGTGGGCACCCAATATCGCGGCTTTCGATCCGGGGCCAATAGGGGCCTTTATGGGTTATGACTTTCACTTAGGGAGCGATGACCCCAAGCTTATTGAGATCAATACCAATGCTGGAGGCGCATTTTTAAACGTAGCACTTGCCCGCGCACAAAAACACTGCTGTCGCCCCTCAGAGCAAAGTGTTGCTACTACTAAAATGCTTGATGGGTTTGAAGAAGCGGTCGCTAATATGTTCATACAAGAATGGCAGCGACAATCGGCAACTAGCATGCCCAATCGCATTGCTATTGTGGATAATGAGCCCAAAAGCCAGTTCATGTATTTGGAGTTTCAGCTGGCCTGCCAACTACTTCAAGCTAAAGGCATTGATACCGTTATACTCGATCCGTCTGAGCTTAACTATGCTGATGGTGTACTGACAGCTCATAGCAAGCCCATTGATATGATCTATAATCGGTTAGTCGATTTCGCCTTTGAAAACCCCAACCACGCCGTGCTTAAAAGTGCCTATTTAGAGGGTGCGGTAGTAGTAACCCCCAATCCGCATGCCCATGCTATATTCGCTAATAAGCGCAACCTGACTTTACTATCCGATACGCAAACTTTGCAGTCGTGGGGACTAGGTGATGATGATGCAGAATATCTAAAAAAGTCAGTACCAACTACCAGAATGGTTACAAAAGAGGATGCAGCAGAATTATGGCGTACTCGGAGACAATTGTTTTTTAAGCCAGTAGCTGGTTATGGTAGTAAGGGCGTTTACCGTGGCAGCAAGATTACCCGCCGCGTATTCGAGACTATTTTAGATGAAAGCTATATTGCGCAGACCTTTATCCCTGCTACAGAGCGATCAATAAAGATTGATGATGTGGTGACGACTAGAAAGGTAGATATACGTCTTTATACCTATGCAGGACAGCTGCTACTAACTGCTGGGCGTATCTATCAAGGCCAAGCGACTAACTTTCGCACACCAGGGGGTGGCTTTGCGCCTGTTTTTCAAGTCTGA
- a CDS encoding leucine-rich repeat domain-containing protein, with the protein MTPNNKDHQDIHQSAIANKTLDSDDNWIEKIWAWADEFELKESEIPRDKESLLALKKLEILEPEHDEQHSKDVYRIAYLPDELTNLTNLVDITISGIYSSHLLPNIGKLTNLTKLSISHSKLVALPESIGQLSYLTELFIDQSELEALPDSIGQLHNLTKMFIGRCQIQCLPDSIGQLTKLTVLDIVHCEIEELPDSIGQLINLAKLFISYCPLKHLPDSIGQLKNLNELDLINCDLKDLPSSIGQLTNLNKLYINRCRIKELPASVGQLSSLTELFITHCELEELPDSIGQLLSLTHLDLLHLELTELPDSFGHLINLAELNIINCKLKVLPDSIGQLVNLTKLNFNHSKLEVLPDSIGQLISLTELFISHGKFDKLPDSVGQLTNLEKLYINHCSLKELPEIIGQLKSLTEFFISYCKLGKLPNSIGELNNLVKLELVYCNLRNLPDNFTQLNSLRCINLTGNPLDRLSPRVKCYLRSIDTVYGWDKQSYSL; encoded by the coding sequence ATGACTCCAAACAATAAGGATCACCAAGACATTCATCAGTCTGCTATTGCTAATAAAACGTTAGATTCTGATGACAACTGGATCGAGAAAATATGGGCGTGGGCAGATGAGTTTGAGCTTAAAGAGTCCGAAATCCCTCGTGATAAAGAATCATTGCTAGCCCTAAAAAAGCTAGAGATCTTAGAGCCTGAACATGATGAGCAACACTCAAAAGACGTCTATAGAATAGCCTATCTACCCGATGAGCTTACCAACCTTACAAATCTAGTAGATATAACTATCAGTGGCATATATTCAAGTCATTTACTGCCCAATATCGGTAAGCTCACTAATCTAACCAAACTGTCTATTAGTCACTCTAAACTTGTCGCATTACCTGAGAGCATCGGGCAACTGAGTTATCTTACTGAACTCTTTATTGATCAAAGTGAACTCGAAGCGCTACCTGATAGTATTGGACAACTTCATAACCTTACTAAGATGTTCATTGGTCGCTGTCAGATTCAATGTTTACCTGACAGCATTGGACAGCTTACTAAGCTTACGGTACTTGATATAGTTCACTGTGAGATTGAAGAACTGCCTGACAGCATAGGGCAGCTTATTAACCTCGCTAAGCTTTTTATTAGTTATTGCCCGCTCAAGCACTTGCCTGACAGCATAGGGCAACTCAAAAATTTAAATGAGCTTGATCTTATTAACTGTGATCTCAAAGACCTACCTAGTAGTATTGGACAGCTTACCAACCTCAACAAGCTTTATATTAATCGTTGTCGTATTAAAGAGTTGCCCGCCAGCGTTGGACAACTGAGCAGTCTTACAGAGCTTTTTATTACTCATTGTGAGCTTGAAGAGCTACCTGATAGCATAGGCCAGCTTTTGAGCTTAACTCACCTTGACCTGCTTCACCTTGAACTAACGGAGCTACCCGATAGCTTTGGACACCTCATTAACCTTGCTGAGCTTAATATTATCAACTGTAAACTTAAAGTATTGCCTGATAGCATCGGACAGCTCGTTAACTTAACTAAGCTCAATTTTAATCACTCTAAGCTTGAAGTCCTACCTGATAGCATAGGGCAGCTTATTAGCTTAACTGAGCTTTTTATTAGTCATGGCAAGTTTGACAAGCTACCTGATAGCGTAGGTCAACTTACTAATCTAGAGAAGCTTTATATTAACCATTGTAGCCTCAAAGAGCTGCCTGAAATCATAGGGCAACTTAAGAGTCTGACTGAGTTTTTTATCAGTTATTGTAAATTGGGCAAGCTACCTAATAGTATTGGTGAGCTTAATAATCTTGTTAAGCTTGAGCTTGTTTATTGTAATCTTAGAAACCTGCCAGATAATTTTACACAGCTGAATAGTTTGAGATGTATCAATCTTACTGGTAATCCTCTTGATAGGCTTTCTCCGAGGGTGAAATGTTATTTACGTTCTATTGATACAGTCTACGGTTGGGATAAACAATCATACTCTTTGTAG
- a CDS encoding ion channel, translating into MILAIIMAAILIAVCTAIHYGALKLSSQFVTPSRHIGHCLGVAVGSIVIAHTFEALLYAAGFWIAVYGFEIGNLVSSSSSDSSSLNFMDYFYFSLVNFTTLGRGDLMPTGHLRFMAAMEAFHGFLLITASGSFVLQVMSGKKPLSS; encoded by the coding sequence GTGATTCTGGCAATTATAATGGCAGCAATTCTGATCGCTGTCTGCACAGCAATACATTACGGCGCATTAAAACTCTCGTCACAGTTTGTGACGCCGTCTCGCCATATAGGACATTGCCTTGGAGTCGCAGTCGGCTCAATTGTAATTGCTCACACGTTCGAGGCCTTGCTTTACGCTGCTGGCTTTTGGATTGCTGTTTACGGCTTTGAAATCGGTAACCTCGTATCGTCCTCATCTAGCGATAGTAGCTCCCTTAATTTTATGGACTACTTTTACTTCTCGCTAGTTAACTTCACAACGCTTGGGCGAGGCGATCTCATGCCTACTGGACATCTACGATTTATGGCCGCGATGGAAGCCTTTCACGGTTTCCTACTGATCACAGCCTCTGGAAGCTTTGTTCTTCAGGTCATGAGTGGTAAAAAACCCCTCTCAAGTTAG
- a CDS encoding transposase, translated as MTTKRGRYSQEFKLEAIKLVEDQGRKIPEVANSLGIGKTTLENWVYKYRKEQQGVMPSEGKALTPELRRIQELEKQVKQLKMERDILKKASALLAQDNLSVYR; from the coding sequence ATGACCACCAAACGCGGACGCTACAGCCAAGAATTTAAGCTAGAAGCCATTAAACTGGTTGAAGATCAAGGCAGAAAGATACCAGAAGTAGCCAACTCATTAGGTATCGGCAAAACCACCTTAGAGAATTGGGTATATAAATACCGTAAAGAACAGCAAGGTGTCATGCCATCAGAAGGCAAAGCCCTAACGCCTGAATTACGGCGTATACAAGAGCTTGAAAAACAGGTCAAGCAGCTTAAGATGGAGCGAGATATATTAAAAAAGGCATCTGCTCTGCTAGCCCAAGACAATCTCAGCGTCTATCGCTAA